The following coding sequences are from one Litorilinea aerophila window:
- a CDS encoding YkvA family protein yields the protein MRSNPSFRSGGWNLTAILRDLGVAWRLLWDPAVPTMLKLLLPVLAMVYWLSPIDLLPGMPFDDLALLILAARLFVQMAPADALYRAYYGNRSRPTYPDDDSDTVDTTWRVVED from the coding sequence ATGCGCAGCAATCCGAGTTTTCGTTCCGGCGGTTGGAATCTGACAGCCATTTTACGGGATCTGGGCGTGGCCTGGCGCTTACTGTGGGACCCGGCGGTGCCGACCATGTTGAAGCTGCTGTTGCCCGTGTTGGCCATGGTCTACTGGCTTTCCCCCATCGACCTGTTGCCGGGCATGCCCTTTGACGACCTGGCCCTCTTGATCCTGGCCGCCCGGCTGTTTGTGCAGATGGCCCCCGCCGATGCCCTCTATCGCGCCTATTACGGCAACCGCTCCAGACCGACCTACCCGGACGACGACTCCGATACGGTCGATACCACCTGGCGCGTGGTGGAAGACTGA
- a CDS encoding radical SAM protein codes for MAEREQDGALAGAGLARAAALAQGQLEECHLCPHHCGPARARAQGVCRVGRQSYIASEMLHLGEEAPLRPAHAIFFSGCTATCTFCTAARFAFRPTYGVVVTPEQLAERVLQRQAQGARSLCFIGGDPAPHIPFILATLAALGSRRTIPAVFNSNFYLTDTALALLADAIDLYLPDLKFGPTPGPQGCGERLGGMPDYWPVVTGCIDRLYREGRRLMVRHLLMPGHFDCCTVPVLRWLARRPGLQVSLLTQYVAPAHARGELARPLAPAEVRRAYQLARELGLDLVD; via the coding sequence ATGGCCGAGCGGGAACAGGATGGGGCGCTGGCCGGCGCGGGGTTGGCCCGGGCGGCGGCCCTGGCCCAGGGTCAACTGGAGGAGTGTCACCTCTGCCCGCACCACTGTGGCCCGGCCCGCGCCAGGGCCCAGGGCGTCTGTCGAGTGGGCCGGCAGAGCTACATCGCCAGCGAAATGCTCCATCTGGGAGAAGAGGCGCCCCTTCGGCCGGCCCATGCCATCTTCTTCAGCGGCTGTACCGCCACCTGTACCTTCTGCACCGCGGCCCGTTTTGCCTTCCGGCCCACCTACGGCGTGGTGGTGACGCCGGAGCAGCTGGCGGAACGGGTCCTCCAGCGCCAGGCCCAGGGTGCCCGTTCCCTCTGCTTCATCGGCGGCGACCCGGCGCCCCACATTCCTTTCATCCTGGCCACTTTGGCGGCCCTGGGCAGCCGCCGCACCATTCCGGCCGTTTTCAACAGCAACTTCTACCTGACCGATACGGCCCTGGCCCTGCTGGCCGATGCCATCGACCTCTACCTGCCCGATTTGAAGTTCGGTCCAACTCCCGGTCCCCAGGGCTGTGGCGAGCGGTTGGGCGGTATGCCCGACTACTGGCCGGTGGTAACCGGCTGCATCGACCGGCTCTACCGGGAGGGGCGGCGGTTGATGGTGCGCCACCTGCTCATGCCGGGCCACTTCGACTGTTGCACCGTGCCCGTCCTCCGCTGGCTGGCCCGCCGGCCTGGCCTCCAGGTCAGCCTCCTCACCCAGTATGTGGCGCCGGCCCACGCCCGGGGGGAACTGGCCCGCCCCCTGGCGCCGGCGGAGGTCCGTCGGGCCTACCAGCTGGCCCGGGAGCTGGGGCTGGATCTGGTTGATTGA
- a CDS encoding NfeD family protein: MQWIPWAWAVMALIFLVAEIFTAGFFLICFGIGAAAAAILAFLGVGLVGQLAGFVVVSTLAVILSRPFARRVSGEGHSSFGVDRVLGKTAVVTVAIDPIQARGRVRVDREEWLADSVDGTPIEVGARVEVLGVDGTRLKVRRLADG, encoded by the coding sequence ATGCAATGGATTCCGTGGGCATGGGCCGTGATGGCCCTCATCTTCCTCGTCGCCGAGATTTTCACCGCCGGCTTCTTCCTGATCTGCTTCGGCATTGGGGCCGCCGCGGCGGCCATCCTGGCCTTTCTGGGCGTGGGCCTGGTCGGCCAACTGGCCGGCTTCGTGGTGGTCTCCACCCTGGCGGTCATCCTCTCCCGTCCTTTCGCCCGCCGGGTCAGCGGCGAAGGGCACAGCAGCTTCGGCGTGGACCGGGTGCTGGGCAAGACGGCCGTGGTCACCGTGGCCATCGATCCCATCCAGGCCCGGGGCCGGGTACGAGTAGACCGGGAGGAATGGCTGGCCGATTCGGTGGACGGCACCCCGATTGAGGTGGGCGCCCGGGTGGAAGTGTTGGGCGTGGATGGCACCCGCCTGAAGGTGCGGCGCCTCGCCGACGGCTGA
- a CDS encoding tyrosine-type recombinase/integrase has product MQAQIEQFLEHLVTVRQSTVNTTVAYQNDLNQFLTFLQENDEPGGPLEEWSQLDGPTLTRYLEHLKNQDYASATVARKVASVKGFLQYLFKERLIPADLSRHLTSPKVKKNLPRPLEPEDIEKLLAAPTTQRRSPKTLRDKALLELLYATGMRVSELVSLDVDSVDLAEGTVTCGENGRRIRTVPIYPGAVQALEQYLEEGRIHLLINSDEPALFLNMRGQRLTRQGLWLIIKQYVKAVGIADTVTPHSLRHSFAAHLLNAGVELSEVQARLGHASPTTTQVYRQLGGENGHQLIVDGRVVPVPTQAEASAPSEPKVSHQSPGD; this is encoded by the coding sequence ATGCAGGCACAAATCGAGCAGTTTTTAGAGCACCTGGTCACCGTACGCCAGAGCACGGTCAACACCACGGTGGCCTACCAGAACGACCTGAACCAATTTCTGACCTTTCTGCAGGAAAACGACGAGCCGGGCGGTCCGCTGGAGGAATGGAGCCAGCTGGATGGCCCAACCCTTACCCGCTATCTGGAGCATCTGAAGAACCAGGATTATGCCTCCGCCACCGTCGCCCGTAAAGTGGCGTCGGTCAAGGGATTTTTGCAGTACCTCTTCAAAGAGCGGCTGATCCCGGCGGATCTGTCCAGACACCTGACCTCCCCCAAGGTCAAGAAGAACTTGCCCCGCCCCCTGGAGCCGGAGGACATTGAGAAACTGCTGGCCGCCCCCACCACCCAGCGCAGGTCCCCCAAAACCCTACGGGATAAAGCCCTGCTGGAGCTGCTCTATGCCACGGGGATGCGGGTCAGCGAACTGGTCAGCCTGGACGTGGACTCGGTGGATCTGGCCGAGGGCACGGTCACCTGTGGCGAGAACGGCCGCCGCATTCGCACGGTGCCCATCTATCCCGGCGCCGTCCAGGCCCTGGAGCAATATCTGGAAGAAGGCCGGATTCACCTGTTGATCAACAGCGATGAGCCGGCCCTGTTCCTGAACATGCGGGGCCAGCGGCTCACCCGGCAGGGTCTGTGGCTGATCATCAAACAGTATGTCAAAGCGGTCGGCATTGCTGACACGGTGACACCCCATTCCCTGCGCCACAGCTTTGCCGCCCACCTCCTCAACGCCGGCGTCGAGCTGAGTGAGGTGCAGGCCCGCCTGGGCCATGCCAGCCCGACCACCACCCAGGTCTATCGCCAGCTAGGCGGGGAAAATGGCCACCAGCTGATCGTGGATGGCCGGGTGGTGCCCGTCCCCACCCAGGCCGAGGCATCTGCCCCATCTGAGCCGAAAGTTTCCCACCAGTCCCCGGGGGACTGA
- a CDS encoding superoxide dismutase, whose translation MAFQLPDLPYPTNALEPHIDARTMEIHHDKHHGAYTNNLNNAIAGTEWENKSIEEILRNINQIPENIRTTVRNNGGGYANHNLFWEIMSPNGGGEPSGELADAINKAFGSFAAFKEQFSTAAATRFGSGWAWLVVKPDGSLAVYSTANQDSPYMDGDTPILGLDVWEHAYYLHYQNRRPDYIAAWWNVVNWDAVAKNYAAAKK comes from the coding sequence ATGGCTTTTCAACTGCCCGATCTCCCATACCCCACCAACGCATTGGAACCCCACATCGACGCCCGCACCATGGAGATTCACCACGACAAGCACCATGGTGCCTACACGAACAACCTGAACAACGCCATCGCGGGGACGGAGTGGGAGAACAAGAGCATCGAGGAGATCCTGCGGAATATCAATCAGATCCCCGAGAACATCCGCACCACGGTCCGCAACAACGGGGGCGGCTACGCCAACCACAACCTCTTCTGGGAGATTATGAGCCCCAACGGGGGCGGCGAGCCCAGCGGGGAGCTGGCCGATGCCATCAACAAGGCCTTTGGCAGCTTCGCCGCCTTCAAGGAGCAGTTCAGCACCGCGGCGGCCACCCGCTTCGGCAGCGGCTGGGCCTGGCTGGTGGTCAAGCCCGATGGCAGCCTGGCCGTCTACAGCACCGCCAACCAGGACAGCCCCTACATGGATGGTGACACGCCCATCCTGGGGTTGGACGTGTGGGAGCACGCCTACTACCTGCACTACCAGAACCGCCGGCCGGACTACATCGCGGCCTGGTGGAACGTGGTCAACTGGGATGCGGTGGCCAAGAACTACGCAGCCGCCAAGAAGTAA
- a CDS encoding SPFH domain-containing protein, producing the protein MQEFAAISFLAILAVVIFIVALTGLRIVAPYEKGVIERLGRYQRTADPGLTLIVPFLDTMRKVDMREQVVDVAPQEVITRDNVVVTVDAIVYYEATDPVKLTYNVADFYNAATKLAQTNLRNVIGETELDEALTSRDMINARLREVLDDATDKWGVRVVRVEIKRIDPPEDVTQAMHRQMKAEREKRAQILEAEGLRQARILEAEGEAEAVRRVADAARYKLEVEATGQANAITTVFRAISDANPDDKLIAIQYLDALKSIANGTASKIFLPYEATGVLGALGGIRELFQDQASEGPSTNGANQNQ; encoded by the coding sequence ATGCAAGAGTTTGCTGCCATTTCATTCCTGGCCATCCTGGCGGTGGTCATCTTCATCGTGGCCCTCACCGGCCTCCGCATCGTGGCCCCCTACGAGAAGGGCGTCATCGAACGGCTGGGGCGCTACCAGCGCACGGCTGACCCCGGCCTGACCCTCATCGTCCCCTTCCTGGACACCATGCGCAAGGTGGACATGCGGGAGCAGGTGGTGGATGTGGCTCCCCAGGAGGTCATCACCCGGGACAACGTGGTGGTGACGGTGGACGCCATCGTCTACTACGAAGCCACCGACCCGGTCAAATTGACCTACAACGTGGCCGACTTTTACAACGCGGCCACCAAGCTGGCCCAAACCAACCTGCGCAATGTCATCGGCGAGACGGAGCTGGATGAAGCCCTCACCTCCCGGGACATGATCAACGCCCGGCTGCGGGAGGTGCTGGATGACGCCACCGACAAGTGGGGCGTGCGGGTGGTCCGGGTGGAGATCAAGCGCATCGACCCACCCGAGGATGTGACCCAGGCCATGCACCGACAGATGAAGGCCGAGCGGGAGAAGCGGGCCCAGATCCTGGAGGCAGAGGGCCTGCGCCAGGCCCGCATCCTGGAGGCGGAAGGGGAGGCCGAAGCGGTGCGGCGGGTGGCCGACGCGGCCCGCTACAAGCTGGAGGTGGAGGCAACCGGCCAGGCCAATGCCATCACCACCGTCTTCCGGGCCATCTCCGATGCCAACCCGGACGACAAGCTGATCGCCATCCAATACCTGGACGCGCTCAAGAGCATCGCCAACGGCACGGCCTCCAAGATCTTCCTGCCCTACGAGGCCACCGGCGTCCTGGGTGCCCTGGGCGGCATCCGGGAGCTCTTCCAGGACCAGGCCAGCGAGGGCCCATCGACCAACGGCGCAAACCAAAACCAGTAA
- a CDS encoding DUF4870 domain-containing protein: MQSEEQQPMEHEQPGEAGMGETTPVERAANKAREQAQQAAQALRQGEFMQGAAVDPMADRDDRLIAMLSYATQIVIPVIMPAIVLLSESSKNRPFQRYHAVQSLALAVVFMAASAAVGLGTLVLQLIPLIGWVVGLLVLCLSPIAYLMAVVALLYYGYQAYQGKRFAIPGLTSFLRDQGWLS, encoded by the coding sequence ATGCAATCTGAGGAGCAACAACCCATGGAACACGAACAACCGGGTGAAGCCGGAATGGGCGAGACCACGCCCGTGGAACGGGCAGCGAACAAGGCCCGGGAACAGGCCCAACAGGCGGCCCAGGCCCTGCGTCAGGGCGAGTTCATGCAGGGCGCGGCCGTGGACCCCATGGCCGACCGGGACGACCGGCTGATCGCCATGCTCTCGTACGCCACCCAAATCGTGATCCCGGTGATCATGCCGGCCATCGTCCTGCTGAGCGAGAGCAGCAAGAACCGGCCCTTTCAGCGCTACCACGCGGTGCAGAGCCTGGCGCTGGCGGTGGTCTTCATGGCCGCCAGTGCGGCTGTGGGCCTGGGCACCCTGGTCCTCCAGCTCATCCCCCTCATCGGCTGGGTGGTCGGCCTGCTGGTCCTGTGCCTGAGCCCCATCGCCTACCTGATGGCGGTGGTGGCCCTGCTCTACTACGGATACCAGGCCTACCAGGGCAAGCGCTTTGCCATCCCGGGCCTCACCAGCTTCCTGCGGGATCAGGGCTGGCTGAGCTAA
- a CDS encoding SHOCT-like domain-containing protein — translation MATAEERQMILRMVEQEKISPEEAARLLAALGPAEDQDTVDDEAAPGAGRSLHIRVADTMTGRQKVQVRIPLHLVSWVFRLLPASASGELEPLRAAIGAGRVGRIVDVVDEEEGRRIEIFIE, via the coding sequence ATGGCAACAGCCGAAGAACGCCAGATGATTCTGCGCATGGTGGAGCAGGAGAAGATTTCCCCCGAAGAGGCCGCCCGGCTGCTGGCGGCACTGGGCCCGGCCGAAGACCAGGACACAGTCGACGACGAGGCTGCGCCCGGGGCCGGCCGCAGCCTCCACATCCGGGTGGCCGACACCATGACCGGGCGCCAAAAGGTCCAGGTGCGGATCCCCCTGCACCTGGTCAGTTGGGTGTTTCGCCTGCTGCCCGCCAGCGCCTCCGGAGAGCTGGAGCCCCTGCGGGCCGCCATTGGGGCGGGCCGGGTCGGCCGCATCGTGGATGTGGTGGACGAGGAAGAAGGGCGACGGATCGAGATTTTCATCGAATGA
- a CDS encoding SHOCT-like domain-containing protein: MSTPQRFPAAGITRLAIGDIGGDLLLRGWAQEEIQIRTSTDAPLDVELVEGALHGLKLPGDCVLRAPHALACSIEGVGGDGQVVELHGQVQIRSVHGDLLLRDVGPATVQHVGGDLVARQVHGPLDVDHVGGDATLVEIHGPCRVQAGGDVAVSQVRGPLEITAGGDVSLRWQGADGQATEEAPSTVLAGGDIVVRLPTDANVTLYLQAGGTITSRRLPQEFSRSDNVGELVLGEGTDQLRLTAGGDITLVGRDRAEGRVEADFDFELGPEFAIRAGELAQQITEQVESQVEMLTRQLDERLSQLGTGEEIAARVQQKVQQAMRRAEEKIAEAMRKAEKRAQDAERSARRHGGRRRHVYAWPPPPPPPPPKGPAAPRRSKATEEERMMILRMVEAGKISVEQAEQLLAALES, encoded by the coding sequence ATGAGCACGCCACAGCGCTTTCCGGCAGCCGGGATCACCCGGCTGGCCATCGGCGACATCGGTGGGGACCTCCTCCTCCGGGGATGGGCTCAGGAGGAGATCCAGATCCGGACCTCCACCGATGCCCCCCTGGACGTGGAGCTGGTGGAAGGCGCCCTGCACGGGCTGAAACTTCCCGGGGATTGTGTGCTCCGGGCCCCCCACGCCCTGGCCTGTTCCATCGAAGGCGTCGGCGGGGACGGCCAGGTGGTGGAGCTCCACGGCCAGGTGCAGATCCGTTCGGTCCACGGCGACCTCTTGTTGCGGGACGTGGGTCCTGCCACGGTGCAACATGTGGGCGGCGACCTGGTGGCCCGCCAGGTCCATGGCCCGCTGGACGTGGACCACGTGGGAGGGGACGCCACCCTGGTGGAGATCCACGGGCCGTGCCGGGTCCAGGCTGGCGGGGATGTGGCCGTCTCCCAGGTGCGCGGGCCCCTGGAGATCACGGCCGGGGGCGATGTCAGCCTGCGCTGGCAGGGCGCGGATGGGCAGGCAACGGAAGAGGCCCCAAGCACTGTCCTGGCAGGCGGCGACATTGTGGTGCGGCTTCCCACGGATGCCAACGTCACCCTGTACCTGCAGGCCGGAGGCACCATCACCAGCCGACGGCTGCCCCAGGAGTTTTCCCGCTCCGATAATGTGGGCGAGCTGGTGTTGGGCGAAGGCACCGACCAGCTCAGGCTGACAGCCGGAGGCGACATCACCCTGGTGGGCCGCGACCGGGCCGAAGGCCGGGTGGAGGCCGACTTCGACTTCGAGCTGGGGCCGGAATTTGCCATCCGGGCCGGTGAGCTGGCCCAGCAGATCACCGAACAGGTGGAGAGCCAGGTGGAAATGTTGACCCGGCAGCTGGACGAACGGCTCAGCCAGCTGGGCACGGGCGAGGAGATCGCGGCGCGGGTGCAGCAGAAGGTGCAGCAGGCCATGCGCCGGGCCGAGGAGAAGATCGCGGAGGCCATGCGCAAGGCCGAAAAACGGGCCCAGGATGCGGAACGCTCCGCCAGACGCCACGGCGGCCGCCGTCGGCACGTCTACGCCTGGCCGCCGCCCCCACCGCCGCCGCCTCCCAAGGGACCCGCGGCGCCCCGCCGCAGCAAGGCCACCGAAGAGGAGCGGATGATGATCCTTCGGATGGTGGAAGCCGGCAAGATTTCGGTGGAGCAGGCTGAACAGTTGTTGGCCGCCCTGGAAAGCTGA
- a CDS encoding DUF2089 domain-containing protein encodes MIPLPTTSPFDGGEIVVTRFYCPGSDVTVEGRFSVSIPFAQLTPEQLQFVETFLRCEGKLNRMEDELNLSYPTIRSRLHEIIRALGYEPGKEEPAGISEVDRKEILQALEAGELSFEEAMARLKGETA; translated from the coding sequence ATGATACCCTTACCCACCACAAGCCCGTTCGACGGCGGCGAGATCGTCGTCACCCGTTTTTACTGCCCCGGCAGTGACGTGACCGTGGAGGGGCGCTTCTCTGTCTCCATTCCCTTTGCCCAGCTCACCCCGGAACAGCTCCAGTTCGTGGAGACGTTCCTCCGCTGTGAAGGAAAGTTGAACCGGATGGAAGACGAGCTCAACCTCTCCTACCCCACCATCCGCAGCCGCCTGCACGAGATCATCCGAGCCCTGGGCTATGAGCCGGGGAAGGAAGAGCCGGCAGGCATCTCCGAGGTCGATCGGAAGGAGATCCTGCAGGCGCTGGAAGCCGGCGAGCTCTCCTTCGAAGAGGCCATGGCCCGGCTGAAAGGAGAAACGGCATGA
- a CDS encoding MerR family transcriptional regulator — translation MVEQNRSSQEPIPQEPIPEQVFFTFAEVASHLHLSPDTLQRLSRRFARYLGVRVDEEEEPRFTSADVAALVTVQKLLAQGYDDEQISRYLTPPLQVDGANLPARSVASLAVDAQELPEAVNNLLNTIARSQQAVLNGQSAVRDMLGVVVQDNFNLKDENRKLRERMLELERVLAEYQRREETRKERMESRLRALESTVAALQQQVAQLVQLQRQQRRRRGWFG, via the coding sequence ATGGTTGAACAAAACCGATCTTCCCAGGAACCCATCCCCCAGGAGCCGATCCCGGAGCAGGTGTTTTTCACCTTCGCCGAGGTGGCCAGCCACCTGCACCTTTCGCCGGATACCCTCCAGCGCTTGAGCCGCCGCTTCGCCCGGTACCTGGGCGTGCGCGTGGACGAAGAGGAGGAGCCCCGCTTCACCAGCGCCGACGTGGCCGCGCTGGTGACCGTGCAGAAGTTGCTGGCCCAGGGCTACGACGATGAACAGATCAGCCGCTACCTGACGCCCCCCCTCCAGGTGGACGGGGCCAACCTGCCCGCCCGCTCCGTCGCCAGCCTGGCGGTGGACGCCCAGGAGCTTCCCGAAGCGGTCAACAACCTGCTCAACACCATCGCCCGAAGCCAGCAGGCCGTCCTCAACGGCCAGTCCGCCGTGCGGGACATGCTGGGCGTCGTCGTCCAGGACAATTTTAATCTGAAGGACGAGAATCGCAAACTGCGGGAACGGATGCTGGAGTTGGAGCGGGTTCTGGCCGAGTATCAGCGGCGGGAAGAGACGCGCAAAGAGCGGATGGAAAGCCGCCTGCGTGCCCTGGAGAGCACCGTGGCGGCCCTGCAACAGCAGGTGGCCCAACTGGTGCAGCTCCAGCGGCAGCAGCGCAGGCGGCGGGGCTGGTTCGGCTGA
- the rimO gene encoding 30S ribosomal protein S12 methylthiotransferase RimO, with translation MKYHLITLGCPKNKVDSDGMEMLLRGADFAATDSARDADVLIVNTCGFLEAAKEESISVLSQLARRKRRNQILIAAGCLAQRNGQEVLARVPRVDGLLGTRRWMEVVSLIQRIRSNGRRQLQRYDLLGEGEWPVPALLDDPDSPYQAPVPRPPVAGGSAYLKISDGCNAPCAFCTIPSFKGKLRSRPLEALVDEANALVAAGARELVIVAQDTTDYGRDWGEPNSLPRLLTTLCQRTSQELRWIRLMYAYPGHVSDELIEVMATQPKIVPYLDMPLQHGDPRTLRRMRRPSRLEMVYDHIEKLRAAMPDIALRTTFIVGYPGETEEEFQGLLDFVEAIQFDKVGAFRFSPEPGTPAATLPDPVPEEVKEERYARLMELQQPISLRKNQAQVGRQLTILVEGEGEIADSGEPLLLGRSYRDAPEVDGLVLVPGVKGVPAGEMIDVYINGAMEYDLVGEPLVVETFSSTRDTIQLL, from the coding sequence TTGAAATATCACCTGATCACCCTGGGATGTCCCAAGAACAAAGTCGACAGCGACGGCATGGAGATGCTGTTGCGGGGGGCGGACTTCGCCGCCACCGACTCTGCCCGGGATGCGGACGTCCTGATCGTCAACACCTGTGGCTTTCTGGAGGCGGCCAAGGAGGAATCCATCTCCGTCCTGAGCCAGCTGGCCCGGCGCAAACGGCGCAACCAGATCCTGATCGCGGCCGGCTGCCTGGCCCAGCGCAACGGCCAGGAAGTGCTGGCCCGGGTGCCCCGGGTGGACGGCCTGCTGGGTACCCGCCGCTGGATGGAGGTGGTCTCCCTCATCCAGCGCATCCGCAGCAACGGCCGGCGCCAGCTCCAGCGCTATGACCTGCTGGGGGAAGGGGAGTGGCCGGTGCCCGCCCTGCTGGACGATCCCGACAGCCCCTACCAGGCGCCCGTCCCCCGGCCCCCCGTGGCCGGCGGCAGCGCCTACCTGAAGATCTCCGACGGCTGCAACGCGCCCTGTGCCTTCTGCACCATCCCCTCCTTCAAGGGCAAGCTGCGCAGCCGTCCCCTGGAAGCCCTGGTGGACGAGGCCAACGCCCTGGTGGCCGCCGGCGCCCGGGAGCTGGTGATCGTGGCCCAGGACACCACCGACTATGGCCGGGACTGGGGCGAGCCCAACAGCCTGCCCCGCCTGCTCACGACCCTCTGCCAGCGCACCAGCCAGGAGCTGCGCTGGATTCGCCTCATGTACGCCTACCCGGGCCACGTGAGCGACGAGCTCATTGAGGTCATGGCCACCCAGCCCAAGATTGTCCCCTACCTGGACATGCCCCTCCAGCACGGCGACCCCCGTACCCTGCGACGTATGCGTCGCCCCAGTCGCCTGGAGATGGTCTACGACCACATCGAGAAGCTGCGGGCAGCCATGCCCGACATCGCCCTGCGCACCACCTTCATCGTGGGCTATCCGGGCGAGACCGAGGAAGAGTTCCAGGGGCTGCTGGACTTCGTGGAGGCCATCCAGTTTGACAAGGTGGGCGCCTTCCGCTTCAGCCCGGAGCCGGGGACGCCGGCCGCCACCCTGCCCGACCCGGTGCCGGAGGAGGTGAAGGAGGAGCGCTACGCCCGCCTGATGGAGCTGCAACAGCCCATCAGCCTGCGCAAGAATCAGGCCCAGGTGGGCCGGCAGTTGACCATTCTGGTGGAAGGGGAAGGGGAGATTGCCGACAGCGGCGAGCCGCTGCTGCTGGGCCGCAGCTACCGGGACGCGCCCGAGGTGGACGGGTTGGTGCTGGTGCCGGGGGTGAAGGGGGTCCCGGCTGGGGAGATGATCGATGTCTACATCAACGGCGCCATGGAGTACGACCTGGTGGGGGAACCGCTGGTGGTGGAGACCTTCTCCAGCACCCGGGATACCATTCAGCTGCTTTGA
- a CDS encoding HD domain-containing protein — MDTGKHASVRQAHGPTSRQEWRTVCRQVARQRALQEARRAWHLDGEQPVPFNHRWEHVQEVVGLALRLAAATHADADTVEAAAWLHDICKLEAEHSVAGAREAEAILRQTDFPAEKIPSVVAAIRQHEGLFRSAGAPPLQPLEAAILWDADKLSKLGVHALAFQLSTHHAAGKSLVERRLDVERFAQTVLQRTVANMNTEPGRQMAERRYQAMMAALAAWAAEEAEAAPVARQ; from the coding sequence ATGGATACAGGTAAACACGCGTCCGTTCGCCAGGCCCATGGGCCCACTTCTCGGCAGGAGTGGCGCACGGTCTGTCGCCAGGTGGCCCGGCAGCGGGCCCTGCAGGAGGCACGTCGCGCCTGGCATCTGGATGGGGAACAGCCCGTGCCCTTCAACCACCGCTGGGAACATGTGCAGGAGGTGGTCGGGCTGGCCCTGCGGCTGGCTGCAGCCACCCACGCAGATGCGGACACGGTGGAGGCCGCGGCCTGGCTGCATGACATCTGTAAACTGGAAGCGGAGCACAGCGTTGCCGGCGCCCGGGAGGCGGAGGCCATCCTCCGGCAGACCGACTTCCCGGCAGAGAAGATCCCGTCCGTGGTGGCGGCCATCCGGCAGCACGAGGGGCTCTTTCGGTCGGCGGGCGCGCCGCCCCTTCAGCCCCTGGAGGCTGCCATCCTGTGGGATGCCGACAAGCTCTCCAAGCTGGGGGTCCACGCCCTGGCCTTCCAGTTGAGCACCCATCACGCCGCCGGCAAAAGCCTGGTGGAACGACGCCTGGACGTGGAACGTTTTGCCCAGACCGTGCTCCAGCGCACGGTGGCCAACATGAACACAGAACCAGGCCGGCAGATGGCCGAGCGTCGCTACCAGGCCATGATGGCCGCGCTGGCCGCCTGGGCGGCAGAGGAGGCCGAAGCCGCGCCGGTGGCGCGCCAGTGA
- a CDS encoding metallophosphoesterase family protein yields the protein MGEVDLILSCGDLPFYYIEYIVSMLNRPCYYVFGNHGREIEYQGGDWQQKTAPLGAENLHRRVARADGLLLAGLEGSIRYNNAPRYQYTESEMLANIGRLAPRLLYNRLQHGRYLDVLVAHSPPFGIHDQPDRAHQGFKVFLHFMRWFRPRYLLHGHIHLYRQNVVTQTRYLDTEVINVYPFRILDLEPGTG from the coding sequence GTGGGCGAAGTAGATCTGATCCTTAGCTGTGGGGATCTGCCCTTCTACTACATCGAGTACATTGTCAGCATGCTCAATCGACCCTGTTACTACGTCTTCGGCAACCACGGCCGGGAGATCGAGTACCAGGGGGGGGACTGGCAACAGAAGACGGCTCCCCTGGGAGCGGAAAATCTCCATCGGCGGGTCGCCCGGGCCGACGGACTCCTCCTGGCCGGCCTGGAGGGCTCCATCCGCTACAACAACGCGCCCCGCTACCAGTACACCGAGTCGGAAATGCTGGCCAACATCGGACGTCTGGCGCCCAGGCTGCTTTACAACCGGCTCCAACATGGGCGCTATCTGGACGTCCTGGTGGCCCATTCGCCGCCCTTCGGTATCCACGATCAGCCGGACCGGGCCCACCAGGGCTTCAAGGTCTTCCTGCACTTCATGCGCTGGTTTCGGCCCCGCTATCTGCTCCATGGCCACATCCACCTCTACCGCCAGAACGTGGTCACCCAAACCCGCTATCTGGATACCGAGGTCATCAACGTCTATCCCTTTCGGATTTTGGACCTGGAACCGGGTACAGGATAA